A single window of Salvia splendens isolate huo1 chromosome 6, SspV2, whole genome shotgun sequence DNA harbors:
- the LOC121807937 gene encoding cyclin-B1-2-like — MDPAKTIPLEGRTDDLLRFGIHGVKSDIIEPHPLQSARRSAKQTQDEMKKKILSNTYGAVFPMKMEMDRQILSKFQRPPGAVPSSFVGLEAFTGTMEEFGFEDYLNDPRESESYRPVDMHHGMEVRLGLSKGPPCPSFM; from the exons ATGGATCCTGCGAAGACAATACCATTGGAAGGCCGCACCGATGATTTGCTGCGATTCGGGATCCACGGCGTCAAGAGCGATATCATCGAACCACATCCTCTTCAGTCTGCCCGTCGCTCT GCGAAGCAAACGCAAgatgagatgaagaagaaaatcCTGTCGAATACTTACGGAGCAGTATTTCCTATGAAGATGGAGATGGATCGTCAGATTCTCTCCAA ATTTCAAAGGCCTCCTGGTGCAGTACCTTCATCGTTTGTAGGTCTAGAGGCCTTTACTGGAACAAtggaagagtttggttttgaagaTTATCTTAATG ATCCCAGGGAATCTGAATCATACCGTCCAGTTGACATGCATCATGGTATGGAAGTTCGTCTTGGTCTGTCTAAAGGACCACCATGCCCCAGTTTCATGTAA